The Leucobacter viscericola sequence GCGCGCTCGCGGGCGACGGATTGGCGAGGCGTACACTCATCGAGCAGATCTACGAACCGCTCGCGGCGCAGTCTGGCGAACTCATGGAGACCCTGTGGTGTTACCTCGATAACGGGCGATCGCTCGAGGCAACCGCGCGCGAGTTGTTTGTGCACCCCAACACGGTGCGCTACCGGTTGAAGAAGGTGTCCGAGATTATCGGGTGGAACGCCACCGGCGCGCGCGAGGCCCTTATCTTGCAGTCCGCGCTCATCGCTGGTTCCATCGCCCAGCACGGAGCCCGCCGCTCCTCCACGCCGAGAGAACGCGCCGTAACCACCAAAAAATGAGCACTTCCTACAACGATTTCCCGAATTTGTGGTGTCGTATATGCAGGAAGTTCGCCAATGATCTGAGAAACTGGAACACGTGATTGTCATCGCCTGCCCTGGACAGGGCTCTCAGACCCCTGGCTTTTTGAACGAGTGGCTCGATTTACCGGGTGCACGCGAGGCCCTCGGTGTCGCGTCGGAACGCGCCGGAGTGGATCTGATCCAGCACGGAACCGTGAGCGACGCCGACACGATTCGCGACACCGCTATTGCGCAGCCGCTGATCGTGGCGGCGAGCCTTCTCGCCTGGAATCAGCTGTCTGCGCTGACCGCACTCGATGGTGCAGGCGTGGCGGGTCACTCCGTTGGCGAGTTTGCGGCGGCCGCTGCGGCCGGTGTGCTGGGCGAGGGTGATTCCCTGCAGCTCGTGGGCGTGCGCGGTCGTGCGATGGCCGAGGCTGCTGCTCAGGTCGAGACCGGCATGGCAGCGGTTGTTGGCGGTGTTGAAGACGATGTGCTCGCGAAGATTGAAGCGCACGGCCTCACCCCCGCAAACCGCAACGGCGGTGGCCAGATCGTTGCCGCTGGCGCCCTGTCGGCGCTCGATGCGCTCGCAGACGACGCACCCCGAGGCGCGCGCGTGATCAAGTTGCAGGTTGCCGGTGCGTTCCACACCTCCTACATGTCAGGTGCGATTCCGGCTCTTCAGGCTGCGGCCGACGGCATCGTGGCGGCTGATCCGGACCGCCCACTCTGGACAAACAGCGACGGCTCCCTCGTCACCAGCGGCGCAGACTATGTGAAGCTGCTGGTCTCGCAGGTCGCGAACCCCGTGCGCTGGGATGCCTGCATGGAGAGCTTCCAGAGTGCCGGGATCACCGGTCTCATTGAGCTCGCACCCGCTGGTGCACTTACTGGAATCGCCAAGCGTGCACTGAAGGGTGTTCCCACCGTCGCCGTGAAGACCCCGGCAGATCTCGAGGCAGCGGTCGCGCTCATCGCGGACGCCGCCTAACCGAAAGGAATTCGCAGATGGCTCAACTCAATCAGCCCACCGGGCCCGCTTTTACGCGTTTGCTCTCTGTGGGCGCTGCCCGCGGTGAACTGAACGTTCCAAACGAAGACATCATCGGCCCCATCGATTCCTCAGACGAGTGGATCCGCCAGCGCACCGGCATCATTCAGCGTCGTCGCGCGGGTGCAGACGTTGAGGCGGTAGATCTTGCTGTCGCCGCTGGTGAAGAGGCTATCGAGCGCTCAGGCTTGAACCGTGAAGACATCGACGGGGTCATCATCTCGACGATCTCGAACGTTGCCGTGACCCCCTCGATGGCCGCGCTGGCTGCATACCGCCTCGGGCTCACCCCCGCCGCCGCGTTTGATATCTCTGCAGCGTGTGCCGGTTACGTGTACGGCGTCGCCCAGGCCGATAGCCTCGTGCGATCCGGAACCTGCAAGAACGTGCTCGTTATCGGTGCTGAGAAGCTCTCTGAGATCATCGACCCTACCGACCGCAGCATTTCATTCTTGCTCGCTGACGGTGCGGGTGCGGTTGTTGTTGGGCCGAGCGACCACACGGGGATCGGTCCGACCGTGTGGGGCTCCGACGGCGAGAAGTGGGACGCGATCAGCGTCACCTCGAAGTTCCAGGAGTACCGCCACGGCAACGGTGAGATCCCGTGGCCCACGCTGCGCCAGGATGGCCAGACCGTGTTCCGCTGGGCAGTGTGGGAGATGGCCAAGGCCGCACGCCGCACCCTCGAGGAATCAGGGGTCGAGGCATCGGATCTCGCGGCCTTTATTCCGCACCAGGCCAACATGCGCATCGTTGACGAGTTCGCGAAGCAGTTGAAGCTGCCGGAGAGCGTTGTTGTCGCCCGTGACATCGAAATGCAGGGTAATACCTCGGCCGCGTCGATCCCCCTCGCAATGCACGCCCTGCTTGAGGAACACCCTGAGCTTTCGGGCGGCCTCGCGCTCACGATCGGCTTTGGCGCCGGACTCGTGTATGGCGCGCAGATCGTCGAATTGCCGTAGCGAATCCTCGACACTGACTACAAACCCGTAGAATCTTCCAGAACCTAAACAGTTCCCAATCCAATCAAAAGGAGAAACAGAATGGCATTCAGCAACGAAGAGGTACTCGCGGGACTCGCGGAGCTCATCAACGACGAGACCGGTATCGCGGCTGACGTTGTTGCACTCGACAAGTCCTTCACCGACGACCTGGACATCGACTCGATCTCGATGATGACCATCGTCGTTAACGCAGAAGAGAAGTTCGACGTGAAGATCCCCGACGAAGAGGTCAAGAACCTCAAGACCGTTGGCGACGCAGTCGACTTCATCGTCAAGGCTCAGGCCTAATTTTGTGAGTGGGAGGCGGGTCTAGCCCGCCTCCCAACGCATCACCATTGTTAATCGGACCACACGATCACGCGGAGCACATACACATGACGAAGAAGATTGTCGTTACTGGTATCGGCGCGACGTCGCCCATTGGCGGCACGGCCCGAGAGAGCTGGGAAGCGCTGCTCGCAGGCGCATCCGGGACTCGAACGCTAGAACACGAGTGGGTTTCTCAGTACGAGTTGCCCGTGCACTTCGCCGCAGAGGCGATTGTGCGACCAGAAGAAGTACTTGCCCGGCCTGTCGCAAAGCGGCTCGACCCGTCAGCTCAGTTTGCGCTGATCGCGGCGATGGAGGCTTTTGCAGACGCGGGCTCCCCCGAACTTCCCTCAGAGCGCCT is a genomic window containing:
- a CDS encoding ACP S-malonyltransferase, producing MIVIACPGQGSQTPGFLNEWLDLPGAREALGVASERAGVDLIQHGTVSDADTIRDTAIAQPLIVAASLLAWNQLSALTALDGAGVAGHSVGEFAAAAAAGVLGEGDSLQLVGVRGRAMAEAAAQVETGMAAVVGGVEDDVLAKIEAHGLTPANRNGGGQIVAAGALSALDALADDAPRGARVIKLQVAGAFHTSYMSGAIPALQAAADGIVAADPDRPLWTNSDGSLVTSGADYVKLLVSQVANPVRWDACMESFQSAGITGLIELAPAGALTGIAKRALKGVPTVAVKTPADLEAAVALIADAA
- a CDS encoding beta-ketoacyl-ACP synthase III, whose product is MAQLNQPTGPAFTRLLSVGAARGELNVPNEDIIGPIDSSDEWIRQRTGIIQRRRAGADVEAVDLAVAAGEEAIERSGLNREDIDGVIISTISNVAVTPSMAALAAYRLGLTPAAAFDISAACAGYVYGVAQADSLVRSGTCKNVLVIGAEKLSEIIDPTDRSISFLLADGAGAVVVGPSDHTGIGPTVWGSDGEKWDAISVTSKFQEYRHGNGEIPWPTLRQDGQTVFRWAVWEMAKAARRTLEESGVEASDLAAFIPHQANMRIVDEFAKQLKLPESVVVARDIEMQGNTSAASIPLAMHALLEEHPELSGGLALTIGFGAGLVYGAQIVELP
- a CDS encoding acyl carrier protein, with product MAFSNEEVLAGLAELINDETGIAADVVALDKSFTDDLDIDSISMMTIVVNAEEKFDVKIPDEEVKNLKTVGDAVDFIVKAQA